Part of the Subtercola frigoramans genome, TGCGGGGCTTCTCTTCGGGGTGGGCGTCGTCGAGGGTTCGATCGTCGGTTCGCTGGTGGCTGCGGCACTGATCGGCGTGCTCGGGGCGCGGGCGCGGGATCGCAATTCGATCATCGCCGTCTTGATGCCGTTCGGTCTTGGCCTCGGCATTCTGTGCCTGGCCCTGTACCCGGGGAGGTCTGCCAACAAGTTCGGCCTGCTCACCGGCCAGATCGTCGCGGTCGACGACCCGCGACTGAATTCGCTGGTCGCTATCTCCATCGTGGTTGTAGCCGGATTGATGGTGGTCTGGCGCCCGCTCACGTTCGCGAGTATCGATCCGGAGGTGGCCGCTGCCCGGGGAGTGCCCACGCGTTTTCTGTCCCTGTATTTCATGTTGCTCCTGGGTCTTGCGGTGGCTGTCTCGGTTCAGATCGTGGGTTCCTTGCTCGTTCTCTCCATTCTGGTGACACCGGCAGCTGCAGCGCTGAGGGTGTCGTCGTCGCCGATCGTTGTGCCGCTGCTGAGCACGGTCTTCGCGGTGTTCTCGCTGGTTGGCGGCATCATGCTTGCTCTGGGGGGTTCGCTGCCGATCAGCCCCTACGTGACGACGCTCTCCTTTCTCATCTATGTCGTGTGCAGGATCGTCGCCGCGGTCAGGGCGCGACGAGGCAATACTGGGCGCTCCACCGATCTGGTGACAGCGCGAAGCTAACATTGTGCACAATTGGGCCTTCCCGCAGGCCTGTGAGGGGAGAGGCCGATCCATGCAACGGAACACCTGGCAACGAGAAGCTGTGCGCAGTGCTCTCGGTTCGCAGACGGGTTTCGTGAGCGCGCAGAACCTGCACTCGAGCCTGAAGAGCGCAGGTTCGCACATCGGGCTCGCTACGGTCTACCGTGCCCTGAGTGACCTCGCCAGCGAGGGTGAGGCCGATTCGTTGCAGTCCCCGGAGGGCGAGAGTCTGTATCGCGCCTGCTCGGTCGGGCATCACCACCACCTGATCTGCCGCAGTTGCGGCCTCACGATAGAAATCGAAGCAGACGCTGTGGAGGCCTGGGCGAAGAAGATCGCGTCTCATCACGGATTCAGCCAGGCAGAGCATGTGGTGGATGTGTTCGGGTACTGCTCGACTTGCGCAGCTGAGCCCCTTCACGTAGGCTTGGACGCTGGTTGAGTGGTATCTCCGCTCACATGTACGCCATCTCCCCCTAGTGCACCCTTTCCGGGAACTTCTGCGGGGTTCGGGCGTGCCGACAAGAGAACTTGGGTAGAGCATCCGCTCTACGGTAATTGGAGGAAAGTCATGGCCGCAGTGTGCCAGGTGACTGGAGCCGTTCCCGGCTTCGGGCACAACATTTCGCACTCGCACCGACGCACCAAGCGTCGTTTCGACCCGAATGTACAGAAGAAGACCTACTACGTTCCGTCGCTCCGGCGCAACGTGAACCTGACCCTTTCTGCCAAGGGCATCAAGGTCATTGATGCTCGCGGTATCGAATCCGTTGTGAAAGACCTGTTGTCGCGTGGGGTGAAGATCTAATGGCTAAAGCACAAGATGTCCGTCCGATCATCAAGCTCCGTTCGACCGCCGGTACCGGGTACACCTATGTGACCCGCAAGAACCGCCGCAACGACCCCGACCGCCTCGTGCTGAAGAAGTACGACCCGGTCATCCGCAAGCACGTCGACTTTAGAGAGGAGCGGTAACACATGGCTAAGACAAGCAAGATCGCAAAGAACGAGCAGCGCAAGGTCATCGTGGCCCGCTACGCAACCAAGCGCCTCGAGCTGAAGAAGGCTCTCGTCGACGTCAACGGCACGGACGAGTCACGCGAGGCAGCTCGCGTCGGCCTCCAGAAGCTTCCTCGTGACGCGTCGCCGGTCCGCGTTCGCAACCGTGACGCTGTCGACGGCCGCCCTCGCGGTCACCTCAGCAACTTCGGCATCTCGCGCGTTCGCTTCCGTGAAATGGCGCACCGCGGCGAATTGCCGGGCATCACGAAGTCAAGCTGGTAGGTTACCCTCGCAGAGTTCGCCGCGACCCTCGTGGGCCGCGGCTCTCTGCAGCCGGTGTGCGAGCGGCCCCTCGGGGTTGCCTACACCACCGGTTGGCTTTGCGCACTGCCTAGAGAAACACTGTGCGCTGGGTGATAATTGCTCACGCAACCGATACAACAGAATTGCTGCCTTCCGCAGCAGGATGGTCCGAGGAGGACACTAAATGGCTGATAAGTCACTCAACAAGACCGAGCTCGTCGCAGCAGTCGCCGCCGCTTCGGGCCAGACTCAGACCTCCGTTAACGAGGTTCTCGACTCACTGTTCGCGACCCTCGCCGACTCGGTGTCGAACGGCGTCAAGGTCACCATTCCCGGGTGGATCGCCGTTGAGCGCACGTCGCGCGCAGCTCGCACCGGTCGCAACCCCCAGACGGGTGAGGCAATTCAGATCGCCGCAGGCAACTCGGTCAAGATCAGCGCTGGCAGCAAGCTGAAGGCCGCCGTCAAGTAATTTCGATTTCCTTTCGAACCACTCGTGAACGAGGGGTCAGGCTTAGGCCTGGCTCCTCGTTTTTCGTGGGTACCGAGCATCCCCTGGCCTGCACGATGCCTGTGCACACATCGCTCAGCCACGAAGTTCTGCACAGGCCTGCCTCACCCGGCGGGCTTCACAGGCGCGCTGTCGTAGGGTTGACAGGTGCCGAAAGTCGTTCGAATAGCCGGGCCGGCAGTGCTCGTCGTTGTGGCTTTCGTCGTGCTCGTTCTCGGTCTCGAATACGGAGGCGGTGCAACCGCGCAGCTGCTCGAAGACCCGGGGCCGCTCGTCCGCTTCGGGTTGCCCATGGCAACCCTGCTCGTGAACCTCAGCGCCTCCCTCACCATCGGTGCACTCCTTCTCGCGGTCTTTGCGCTGCGTTCGTCCAAGCCCGAATTCACGCGGGCCATGGATGTCGCGGCAGCCGGTGCCGCACTCCTCACGGTTTCTGCCGCCCTCACCGGGTTTCTGAGCTTTCTCAATGTGACCTCGGCGTCAGCCAGTATCGATTCGAAGTTCGGCCAGATTCTCGGGCAGTTCCTCATCTCTGTTCCGCTCGGCCAGGCGTGGCTCGAAACCACCCTCATCGCGGCCGCCGTCACGGTACTCTGCTTTGCCGTCCGCAATCTCACGGCGCTCGTCTTCGTCGGGCTACTCGCCGTCGTGGCGCTGGTACCGATGGCCCAGCAGGGGCATGCGGCCGGGGCAGACGGCCACGACGCAGCGATCACCGCCCTGTTCCTGCACCTGGTCTTCTCGGCTGTGTGGCTCGGAGGGCTGCTCACGCTGGCCCTTCTGTCGAAGCAGCTTGACAATGCCAGGCTGGTCGACGTCGTCTCGCGCTACTCCAGCGTCGCGCTCGTGTGTTTCGTCGTGGTGGCGGCGTCCGGCTACGTGAGCGCCGAACTGCGTGTTGGTTCTCTCGACCGGCTGCTCACGCCCTACGGCATCCTCGTGGTGGTGAAGGTCGTTGCGCTCGTCGTTCTGGGCCTGATCGGTGCGCTGTACCGACGACTTCTCATCCGTCGCTTGTCTGCCTCCCAGGGTCGCGCTGCCTTCTGGCAGATCGTGATCGCCGAGCTGGTGTTCATGGGCGTCGCATCCGGTGTTGCAGTGGCACTCGCCCGCACTGCCACGCCGATCCCCGAGACGGTACCGACAACGCTCACACCGGCCCAGATCCTCACGGGTGAGCCCCTTCCCCCTGAACTCTCTGCGGGCACGGCGCTCGGCCAGTGGAACTTCGACCTGCTCTGGGTGCTTGTCTGCGCATTCGGCATCTTCTTCTACCTCGCCGGAGTCTGGCGCCTGCGTCGCCGCGGCGACAGCTGGCCCGTTCATCGCACGGTGTTCTGGGTGCTCGGCATGCTGCTGTTGTTGTTTGTCACGAACGGTTTCATGAACGTGTACGAGAAGTATCTCTTCAGCGTGCACATGCTCGGCCATATGATCCTGGCGATGATGATTCCCATCTTCCTGGTCTCCGCTGGCCCCGTCACGCTGGCACTTCGAGCTATTCACAAACGCACCGATGAAACCCGTGGAGCACGGGAATGGATCCTGCTGGCGGTGCACTCGAGATTCGGCACCTTCGTCTCGAATCCGATCGTCGCGGCGATACTGTTCGCGACCAGTCTGCTCACCTTCTACTACACGCCACTCTTCCGCTGGGCCACCGTCGACCACATCGGCCACGAGTGGATGATCGTGCACTTCCTGATCGTGGGGTACCTCTTCGCCCAGGCGCTCATCGGCGTCGACCCCGTACCGTACCGCCTCCCGTACCCATTCCGACTCCTGCTGCTTCTGGCCACCATGGCGTTCCACGCCTTCTTCGGGCTCACGCTCATGACGGGCTCAGGCCTGTTGCTGGCCGATTGGTACGGATCGATGGGTCGCACCTGGGGCGCCAGTGCGATCGTCGACCAACAGACCGGTGGCGGCATTGCGTGGAGCATCGGCGAGATCCCCACCATCATCCTGGCCATTGTGGTGGCCATCCAGTGGGGTCGGAGCGATACGAAAGAGACGAAGCGGCTCGATCGCACAGCAGACCGTACGAACGACGCCGAATTGAACGACTACAACGCCATGCTCGAACGACTGGGCAGGTCCCGGTGAACAGGCCAGCCTCCTGTGCCAGCTGCACCCGCGGAGACGAGTCACCGGGACGACCCGAATGAGCGGGCCCACCTTGTCGGCCGAACAGCAGCGCGTCTACGAACTCATCGAGGGAACGAAGAAGCACGTCTTCGTGACCGGTCGGGCAGGCACCGGCAAGTCGACGCTTCTCAACCACCTGTCGTGGAATACCGAGAAGCAGTTGGTGATCTCTGCCCCGACCGGCGTCGCGGCCCTGAATGTGGGTGGCCAGACCATCCATTCGCTGCTTCGCCTGCCGATCGGCGTGATCGCCGACCATGACATCGAGCAGAGTGGCGATGTGCGCAAGGTGCTCAACACGATCGACACCCTGGTGATCGACGAGGTGTCGATGGTCAATGCCGATCTCATGGATGCCATCGACCGCAGCCTCAGGCAGGCCAGGCAAC contains:
- a CDS encoding metal ABC transporter permease — its product is MNDWWSAIFNFSNYGELLVLLQNSLIAGAVLGVVGGLIGVFVMSRDMAFAVHGISELSFAGASAGLLFGVGVVEGSIVGSLVAAALIGVLGARARDRNSIIAVLMPFGLGLGILCLALYPGRSANKFGLLTGQIVAVDDPRLNSLVAISIVVVAGLMVVWRPLTFASIDPEVAAARGVPTRFLSLYFMLLLGLAVAVSVQIVGSLLVLSILVTPAAAALRVSSSPIVVPLLSTVFAVFSLVGGIMLALGGSLPISPYVTTLSFLIYVVCRIVAAVRARRGNTGRSTDLVTARS
- a CDS encoding Fur family transcriptional regulator, with product MQRNTWQREAVRSALGSQTGFVSAQNLHSSLKSAGSHIGLATVYRALSDLASEGEADSLQSPEGESLYRACSVGHHHHLICRSCGLTIEIEADAVEAWAKKIASHHGFSQAEHVVDVFGYCSTCAAEPLHVGLDAG
- the rpmB gene encoding 50S ribosomal protein L28, encoding MAAVCQVTGAVPGFGHNISHSHRRTKRRFDPNVQKKTYYVPSLRRNVNLTLSAKGIKVIDARGIESVVKDLLSRGVKI
- the rpmG gene encoding 50S ribosomal protein L33; its protein translation is MAKAQDVRPIIKLRSTAGTGYTYVTRKNRRNDPDRLVLKKYDPVIRKHVDFREER
- the rpsN gene encoding 30S ribosomal protein S14, with the translated sequence MAKTSKIAKNEQRKVIVARYATKRLELKKALVDVNGTDESREAARVGLQKLPRDASPVRVRNRDAVDGRPRGHLSNFGISRVRFREMAHRGELPGITKSSW
- a CDS encoding HU family DNA-binding protein; amino-acid sequence: MADKSLNKTELVAAVAAASGQTQTSVNEVLDSLFATLADSVSNGVKVTIPGWIAVERTSRAARTGRNPQTGEAIQIAAGNSVKISAGSKLKAAVK
- a CDS encoding cytochrome c oxidase assembly protein, coding for MPKVVRIAGPAVLVVVAFVVLVLGLEYGGGATAQLLEDPGPLVRFGLPMATLLVNLSASLTIGALLLAVFALRSSKPEFTRAMDVAAAGAALLTVSAALTGFLSFLNVTSASASIDSKFGQILGQFLISVPLGQAWLETTLIAAAVTVLCFAVRNLTALVFVGLLAVVALVPMAQQGHAAGADGHDAAITALFLHLVFSAVWLGGLLTLALLSKQLDNARLVDVVSRYSSVALVCFVVVAASGYVSAELRVGSLDRLLTPYGILVVVKVVALVVLGLIGALYRRLLIRRLSASQGRAAFWQIVIAELVFMGVASGVAVALARTATPIPETVPTTLTPAQILTGEPLPPELSAGTALGQWNFDLLWVLVCAFGIFFYLAGVWRLRRRGDSWPVHRTVFWVLGMLLLLFVTNGFMNVYEKYLFSVHMLGHMILAMMIPIFLVSAGPVTLALRAIHKRTDETRGAREWILLAVHSRFGTFVSNPIVAAILFATSLLTFYYTPLFRWATVDHIGHEWMIVHFLIVGYLFAQALIGVDPVPYRLPYPFRLLLLLATMAFHAFFGLTLMTGSGLLLADWYGSMGRTWGASAIVDQQTGGGIAWSIGEIPTIILAIVVAIQWGRSDTKETKRLDRTADRTNDAELNDYNAMLERLGRSR